One Aethina tumida isolate Nest 87 chromosome 5, icAetTumi1.1, whole genome shotgun sequence genomic window carries:
- the LOC109603443 gene encoding LOW QUALITY PROTEIN: nose resistant to fluoxetine protein 6 (The sequence of the model RefSeq protein was modified relative to this genomic sequence to represent the inferred CDS: deleted 2 bases in 1 codon; substituted 1 base at 1 genomic stop codon) has protein sequence MKRLICFVVVASLHLARGDVNPLEEFFRQRNINYLQNVQEEGGACWSALKASSVETKIKMFDASAKIPSGVLNLNGFDLGNFDECYNLEEDVNGETLYGKYCIGTIPIPVDMMKSLDGNQSTRTLGRTHVGVHLAYCLLSPCTLEDFSLIPFSEFDEQFCYSKATEPELDASDITAIVIFGIFGVIVIVSTGYDLYLFYNESSKCKNEAQTMEPTEKYFQNPHIRXVAFSIWTNGRKIFKTTSGADQLSCINGIKALSMAWVIYGHVNSNMEGTTNYNDVQTYMRDNKNMYLMNAPVSVDTFFAVAGLLTVYTFLKSMDKGVKFSIPMFYVHRYLRLTPALAVIVLLNATLLRHMGSGPLWGTIQSYVDTCHDYWWSALLYVQNYVNPEEMCVAQSWYLSVDTQLYVLSPIVLLLLVWYPTIGLVTLGLLILAGNIVPFVITYTMELPATMLGDMSTLLDYMKYYYFQTYSRFGPYVIGMLFGWIIYNLRKKDMIQSMDKTKRKWLVITTWITALVGLAVCLYAGANVVTNKEDGLIARSFFNGCNRNGWALAVCLVITLCSIGYGGPINGLLSLPLFQILSKLSYSMYLVHFSLVVTQRYLSAKVLFYFSVGNVIHAFFGDFIVTLIYSFFLCTIFESPIITIEKWIFGDQKKSSEKSPV, from the exons ATGAAGCGGTTAATTTGCTTTGTAGTGGTGGCCTCACTACACCTGGCCCGGGGTGACGTTAACCCCTTAGAAGAGTTTTTCAGGCAACGCAACATTAATTACCTCCAAAATGTGCAGGAAGAAGGTGGTGCGTGTTGGAGTGCCCTTAAGGCGTCGTCTGTCGAGacgaaaattaaaa TGTTTGATGCCAGTGCTAAAATACCGTCGGGAGTGCTAAACTTAAACGGCTTCGATTTGGGTAACTTCGATGAGTGTTACAACTTGGAGGAGGATGTTAATGGTGAAACCCTTTATGGCAAATACTGTATTGGAACTATACCAATTCCAGTTGATATGATGAAG AGCTTAGATGGAAATCAAAGTACTAGGACGCTTGGACGAACACATGTTGGGGTGCATCTGGCTTACTGCTTACTAAGTCCTTGCACACTAGAAGACTTTTCCCTAATTCCATTTAGTGAGTTCGATGAGCAGTTTTGCTACTCCAAAGCAACTGAACCAGAGTTAGATGCATCAGATATAACTGCCAT TGTCATCTTTGGAATATTTGGGGTCATTGTAATTGTCTCAACCGGCTATGACTTGTACCTTTTTTACAACGAGTCAAGTAAGTGTAAAAATGAGGCTCAAACAATGGAACCCACagagaaatattttcagaacCCTCACATCCGATG AGTTGCCTTTTCCATTTGGACCAACGGTcgaaaaatctttaaaactaCCTCAGGAGCAGACCAGCTGTCGTGCATTAACGGAATTAAAGCCCTCAGCATGGCCTGGGTCATCTATGGACACGTCAACAGCAACATGGAAGGAACCACCAACTACAACGACGTACAAACTTACATGAGAGACAACAAAAACATGTACTTGATGAACGCACCAGTGTCTGTGGACACGTTCTTTGCCGTTGCTGGACTGCTGACGGTGTACACTTTCCTAAAATCAATGGATAAGGGTGTCAAGTTTAGTATTCCGATGTTTTATGTGCACAGATACTTAAG gttaactCCAGCTCTGGCTGTTATTGTGCTTTTAAATGCCACCCTGTTGAGGCACATGGGGAGTGGGCCACTCTGGGGGACCATCCAAAGCTACGTTGATACCTGCCACGATTATTGGTGGTCCGCTTTGTTGTACGTCCAAAACTATGTGAATCCTGAAGAGATG tgtGTGGCACAATCTTGGTATTTGTCTGTGGATACACAATTGTACGTCCTGTCACCAATAGTTTTGCTTCTATTGGTTTGGTACCCAACTATTGGGCTTGTAACTTTAGGGTTACTTATTTTGGCTGGTAATATTGTACCCTTTGTTATAACTTACACAATGGAGTTGCCTGCTACCATGTTGGGTGACATGAGTACCTTATTGGACTACATGAAGTACTACTACTTCCAAACTTATTCACGATTTGGTCCTTACGTCATAGGTATGTTGTTTGGTTGGATCATTTACAACTTAAGGAAAAAAGACATGATTCAATCAATGgataaaactaaaagaaaatGG CTTGTCATCACCACTTGGATAACCGCTTTGGTGGGCCTTGCTGTTTGTCTTTATGCCGGAGCCAATGTTGTTACCAACAAAGAAGATGGCCTAATAGCCAGATCCTTTTTTAATGGCTGCAACAGAAATGGTTGGGCTTTGGCAGTCTGTTTGGTGATAACTCTTTGTTCAATTGGATATGGAG gtCCAATTAATGGTTTACTCTCTCTTCCTCTCTTccaaattttgtcaaaattatcaTACTCAATGTATTTGGTGCACTTCAGTTTAGTGGTGACCCAAAGATATTTATCAGCAAAGGTTTTATTCTACTTTTCAGTTGGTAATGTTATTCATGCGTTCTTTGGTGATTTTATAGTTACTTTAATTTACTCATTTTTCCTTTGTACTATTTTTGAATCTCCAATCATCACCATCGAAAAGTGGATCTTCG GAGATCAGAAAAAATCATCAGAGAAATCTCCGGTCTAg
- the LOC126265671 gene encoding uncharacterized protein LOC126265671 — MCPRCKMCLVTILAVIFLISGAACNTTIQDLITFNSKITFDNVSPECTAAIGALGERIIFILDANAKIPSGILNSNFYDAGSYDECYQLETGVEDLYGKYCMGHVPLSVPSEYKEVIQRDSLELVLKLGYCLPSACTSEDFNKVYFWANFDEDLCATKAVVQEYDASDILAITIFSIIGGLVVLCTSYDVYLYYADKSKCPNNSVSTKLMI; from the exons ATGTGTCCAAGGTGCAAAATGTGTTTGGTGACCATACTTgcggtaatatttttaatcagtgGAGCAGCTTGTAACACAACAATTCAAGACTTGATCACCTTCAATTCCAAAATAACTTTCGACAATGTTTCACCTGAATGTACCGCAGCAATTGGAGCCTTAGGAGAACGCATTATATTca tcCTTGATGCCAACGCTAAAATTCCAAGTGGAATACTGAACTCCAACTTCTACGACGCTGGCTCCTACGATGAGTGTTACCAGTTGGAAACTGGTGTTGAAGACTTGTATGGGAAATATTGCATGGGACACGTCCCACTTTCAGTACCTTCG GAATACAAAGAAGTAATTCAAAGAGACTCCCTTGAGTTGGTACTAAAGCTCGGGTACTGCCTTCCCAGTGCTTGCACCAGTGAAGACTTCAACAAAGTATACTTTTGGGCAAACTTTGATGAAGATCTTTGTGCCACCAAAGCTGTTGTACAAGAATATGACGCCTCAGACATACTAGCCAT AACGATATTTTCGATAATTGGTGGCTTGGTGGTCTTGTGCACCTCTTACGACGTCTACCTTTATTACGCAGACAAAAGTAAGTGCCCAAATAACTCAGTAAGTaccaaattaatgatttaa
- the LOC109603433 gene encoding uncharacterized protein LOC109603433: protein MKGLTCFVLLVSLQLFSADVSPVEELFSQTNINHLQDVLDVGSPCWKAINASSVITKFMMFDASGKIPSGLLNYNGFELGNFDECYNLEEVIGDETVYGKYCLGTIPIPSDLIPKSSNEDQNIRAIGRQYVGVHLGYCLLSSCTTEDFSKIPLSNFYDKFCYSKATKPELDAADVTAIVIFGVFATIVVLSTVYDLYLYYNESKPSHPMQVAFSLWSNGLKIFKTTSGGDQLSCINGIKALSMAWVIYGHVNSGMEGSANYKDVLDYMKDSKNMYMLNAPVSVDTFFAVAGLLTVYTFLKATDKGVKFNIPMFYVHRYLRLTPALAVIVLFNATLYRHMGNGPLWGMVESDVDNCRDYWWSALLYIQNYVNPEKMCVGQSWYLSVDTQLFVLSPIVLLLLLWYPTMALVVLGLLILAGNVVPFVITYAMDLPGTLSSNDRSVLMDYLKYYYFQTYTRFGPYVIGMLFGWLIYNLRKKEVIKSMDKTKRNWLVFTTWIIALAGLGACLYGGADIVTEEEDSLVARSFYNGLHRNGWALGVCMVITLCSIGHGGPINGILSISLFQILSKLSYSMYLAHGSLVISRRFLSAKVLFYFSVGNIFHAFFGDFITTLIYSFFLCTIFESPIIIVEKFIFGDHKKSSEKSPKQFAVAISNLSLIQQPKSLDNLEYKGGGHRNNTSVPLDKMKGLTCFIILVSLQLTIAELNPIEELFSRSNINYLQDVLDVGSPCWSAINASSEITKLKMFDASSKIPSGLLSFNGFDLGNFDECYNLEDVVNDEAVYGKYCLGTIPIPSDLLTKRSNEDQNVRALGGNNVGVHLAYCLLSSCTVEDFSKIPFSNFNEKFCYSQATKPELDSSDITAIVILGVFATIVIISTGYDLHLYYNESKPSHPMQIAFSLWSNGRKIFRTTSGGDQLSCINGIKALSMAWVIYGHVNSKMLGSINYEDVLNYMKDNSNMYMLNAPVSVDTFYAIAGLLTVYTFLKATDKGVKFSIPMFYVHRYLRLTPALAVIVLLNATLYRHMGNGPFWGLTEGEVDNCRNYWWSALLYIQNYVNPEKMCVGQSWYLSVDTQLFVLSPAVLLLLIWYPKIARVTLGVLILAGNIVPFVITYTMDLPATLSSTGRTSLMEYFKYYYVQTYSRFGPYVIGMLFGWIIYNLRKKDLIQSMDKSKINWLVVTTWIVALAILGACLYGGADVVTEEEDNLVARSFYNGFHRNGWALGVCLMTTLCSIGYGGSINGFLSIPLFQILSKLSYSMYLVHFSLVISQRFYSAKVLYYFSVGNIFQAFFGDFIVTLVYSFFLCTIFESPIITIEKFIFGDLKKSPEKSPA from the exons ATGAAGGGGTTAACTTGCTTTGTGTTGTTGGTTTCTCTACAACTATTCAGTGCTGATGTTAGTCCAGTTGAAGAACTTTTCAgccaaacaaatattaatcacTTGCAAGATGTGCTGGATGTGGGGAGCCCGTGTTGGAAAGCCATTAATGCATCATCTGTCATCACCAAGTTCATGA TGTTCGACGCCAGTGGTAAAATACCATCAGGATTATTAAACTACAACGGTTTCGAATTGGGTAACTTTGATGAGTGCTACAATTTAGAAGAGGTCATTGGTGATGAAACTGTTTATGGTAAATACTGCCTTGGAACCATACCCATTCCTTCAGATCTTATACCGAAG AGTTCAAACGAAGATCAAAACATCAGAGCCATTGGTCGCCAATATGTTGGGGTACACTTGGGTTATTGCTTATTAAGTTCTTGTACCACAGAAGACTTTTCTAAAATTCCTCTCAGTAACTTCTATGATAAGTTCTGTTACTCCAAAGCAACCAAACCTGAGTTGGATGCAGCTGATGTAACAGCCAT TGTTATTTTTGGTGTGTTTGCCACCATTGTAGTCCTCTCAACTGTCTACGACTTGTATCTTTATTACAACGAATCAA AACCCTCCCACCCAATGCAAGTCGCCTTTTCCCTTTGGAGCAACGGCCTCAAAATCTTCAAAACAACCTCAGGAGGTGACCAACTGTCGTGCATCAACGGAATCAAAGCCCTGAGCATGGCTTGGGTCATCTACGGACACGTGAACAGCGGCATGGAGGGCTCCGCCAACTACAAAGACGTGCTGGACTACATGAAAGACAGCAAAAACATGTACATGTTAAACGCACCCGTTTCTGTGGACACCTTCTTTGCCGTCGCCGGATTGCTGACGGTCTACACCTTCTTGAAAGCAACCGATAAGGGGGTCAAGTTCAACATCCCCATGTTCTACGTGCACAGATACTTAAG gcTGACCCCAGCTCTGGCGGTTATTGTGCTTTTCAACGCCACCCTGTACAGGCACATGGGCAACGGCCCACTCTGGGGGATGGTCGAATCCGACGTTGATAACTGTCGGGATTATTGGTGGTCCGCATTGTTGTACATTCAAAACTACGTTAACCCGGAAAAAATG TGTGTGGGACAATCTTGGTACTTGTCTGTGGATACCCAGTTATTCGTTTTGTCCCCCATAGTATTACTTCTACTTCTTTGGTACCCAACAATGGCCCTTGTAGTTTTGGGGCTACTCATTTTGGCTGGGAATGTTGTACCCTTTGTTATTACTTATGCAATGGATTTACCTGGTACTTTAAGTAGTAATGATAGGTCTGTCCTAATGGACTATCTGAAGTACTACTACTTCCAAACATACACACGTTTTGGTCCCTACGTCATCGGTATGTTGTTTGGTTggttaatttataacttaagGAAGAAGGAAGTAATTAAGTCAATGgataaaactaaaagaaaTTGG ctTGTTTTCACAACTTGGATAATAGCTCTGGCTGGACTTGGTGCTTGTCTTTATGGTGGTGCTGATATTGTAACTGAAGAAGAAGATAGTTTAGTAGCCAGGTCATTTTACAATGGACTCCACAGAAATGGTTGGGCTTTAGGTGTCTGTATGGTTATAACACTTTGCTCAATTGGTCATGGAG gtCCAATTAATGGTATACTTTCCATTTccctttttcaaattttgtcaaaattgtCATACTCGATGTATTTGGCACACGGTTCCTTAGTTATATCTCGAAGATTTCTGTCAGCAAAAGTCTTATTCTACTTTTCTGTTGGTAATATCTTTCATGCGTTCTTTGGTGATTTTATAACTACTCTAATTTACTCATTCTTCCTTTGTACTATTTTTGAATCTCCAATCATCATCGTCGAAAAGTTTATCTTCG GGGACCACAAAAAATCATCTGAGAAATCTcct AAACAATTTGCTGTGGCGATTTCTAATCTATCATTGATACAACAACCCAAATCCCTTGATAATCTTGAATATAAAGGAGGGGGCCACAGAAATAACACTTCAGTTCCACTCGACAAGATGAAGGGGTTAACTTGCTTTATAATATTGGTTTCTCTACAACTAACAATTGCTGAACTTAATCCAATTGAAGAGTTGTTCAGTcgaagtaatattaattacttgcaAGACGTGCTGGATGTGGGTAGCCCATGTTGGAGTGCCATTAATGCATCATCTGAGATAACGAAATTAAAGA TGTTTGATGCCAGTTCTAAAATACCATCGGGGTTATTAAGCTTCAACGGTTTCGATTTGGGCAACTTTGATGAGTGCTACAATTTGGAAGACGTTGTAAATGATGAAGCTGTCTATGGTAAATACTGTCTTGGTACCATACCCATTCCTTCAGATCTTTTGACTAAG AGATCAAATGAAGATCAAAACGTTAGAGCACTTGGAGGCAACAATGTTGGTGTACACTTGGCATACTGCCTATTAAGTTCCTGCACTGTAGAGGACTTTTCCAAAATTCCCTTCAGTAATTTCAACGAAAAATTCTGCTACTCCCAAGCAACCAAACCTGAGTTAGACTCTTCAGACATAACAGCCAT TGTTATTCTTGGTGTGTTTGCCACCATTGTAATCATCTCAACTGGCTACGACTTGCATCTTTATTACAACGAATCAA AGCCCTCCCATCCAATGCAAATCGCCTTTTCCCTTTGGAGTAACGGTCGCAAAATCTTTAGAACAACCTCAGGAGGTGACCAACTGTCGTGCATCAACGGAATCAAAGCTCTGAGCATGGCTTGGGTCATCTACGGACACGTGAACAGCAAAATGTTGGGCTCCATCAACTACGAAGACGTACTGAATTACATGAAAGACAACTCCAACATGTATATGTTGAATGCACCAGTCTCCGTCGACACTTTCTATGCCATTGCTGGGTTATTGACCGTGTATACTTTCTTAAAAGCAACCGACAAAGGGGTCAAATTTAGCATCCCCATGTTTTATGTGCACAGATACTTAAG attgacCCCAGCTCTAGCAGTTATAGTACTTTTGAATGCCACTTTGTACAGGCACATGGGAAACGGCCCATTTTGGGGGTTGACAGAGGGCGAAGTTGATAACTGTCGCAATTACTGGTGGTCAGCGTTGTTGTACATTCAAAACTACGTCAATCCGGAAAAGATG tgtGTGGGACAGTCTTGGTACTTGTCTGTGGATACGCAGTTATTCGTTTTGTCACCTGCAGttctacttttattaatttggtatCCAAAAATTGCACGGGTGACTCTAGGAGTACTTATTTTGGCTGGAAATATTGTACCCTTCGTCATTACTTATACAATGGATTTGCCTGCTACATTAAGTAGTACTGGAAG gACTTCTTTAATGGAGTATTTTAAGTACTACTACGTCCAAACATATTCCCGATTTGGCCCTTATGTCATCGGTATGTTGTTTGGTtggataatttacaatttaaggaaaaagGATCTTATTCAATCAATGgacaaaagtaaaataaattgg ctTGTTGTTACAACTTGGATAGTAGCTTTGGCTATTCTTGGTGCTTGTCTTTATGGTGGTGCTGATGTTGTAACTGAAGAAGAAGATAATTTAGTTGCAAGGTCGTTTTACAATGGTTTCCACAGAAATGGTTGGGCCTTAGGTGTCTGTTTGATGACAACACTTTGTTCAATTGGATATGGAG GTTCAATTAATGGTTTTCTTTCCATCCCTCTGTTCCaaatattgtcaaaattatcATACTCCATGTATCTGGTTCATTTTTCTTTAGTTATATCTCAAAGATTTTATTCAGCAAAAGTTTTGTACTACTTTTCTGTCGGTAATATCTTTCAAGCATTCTTTGGTGACTTTATAGTTACCTTAGTCTACTCATTTTTCCTTTGCACTATTTTTGAATCTCCAATTATCACCATCGAAAAGTTTATCTTCG GAGACCTCAAAAAATCACCTGAAAAGTCTCCGGCCTAA
- the LOC109603434 gene encoding nose resistant to fluoxetine protein 6-like encodes LEPRHFTFTAFSLWTNCQKLLKTSSGEGQLTCLNGFKALSMMWVIFGHVFENYSSYMLENIKDLAEFVTEARNSYIFAAPLAVDTFFAIGGMLTVYSFFKAHEKGVKFNLGLFYVHRYLRLTPALMAMILYQATLVRYAANRPDTNIETLSDPCREYWWSTILYIQNYVEPSQSCVGQSWYLMVDMQLFILTPLVLLPFVKWPRRTLYALGCLVIVGCIVPFIITYELTLNLFVGYTDPRGYFMRYYYIQTYARFGPYVVGMIFGYFIYLYKSKPELMDQIPRKNLVIFGLWLFAFAGLAASSYGGAPILTGEEGGRLATSIYNALFRNGWAICCCIVIALCSLGFGGPINGFLSMPIFQFLSKISYAMYMVHITLINVRIMNTRILMHFSMFDVMYVFIGDLIVCVLIAFFFCAIFESPIIILEKFLLGGFRKTKPTIINSKQ; translated from the exons ttagagcCGAGGCATTTTACTTTCACGGCCTTTTCCTTGTGGACCAACTGTCAGAAACTTCTTAAAACCAGCTCAGGCGAAGGCCAGTTGACGTGCCTTAACGGTTTTAAAGCCCTCAGCATGATGTGGGTGATATTTGGGCACGTGTTTGAAAATTACTCCTCCTACATGTTGGAAAACATAAAAGACCTAGCTGAGTTCGTGACTGAGGCGAGGAATTCGTACATATTCGCAGCCCCTTTAGCTGTGGACACGTTCTTCGCCATTGGTGGGATGTTGACCGTGTACTCCTTCTTCAAGGCCCACGAGAAGGGGGTCAAGTTCAACTTGGGGTTGTTTTATGTCCACAGATATTTGAGGTTGACACCAGCGTTAATGGCGATGATTCTCTATCAGGCTACTTTGGTGAGGTACGCAGCTAACCGACCTGACACCAATATTGAGACACTATCCGACCCCTGCAGAGAATATTGGTGGTCCACCATCCTGTACATCCAAAACTACGTTGAACCTAGCCAATCA tGTGTGGGACAATCGTGGTATTTAATGGTGGACATGCAGCTGTTCATTTTAACACCTCTGGTGCTGTTACCCTTCGTTAAGTGGCCCAGACGTACCCTTTACGCCTTGGGGTGTCTAGTAATCGTTGGTTGCATTGTGCCCTTTATCATCACCTACGAGTTAACCTTAAACTTGTTCGTTGGATACACTGACCC GAGGGGCTACTTCATGCGTTACTACTACATCCAGACCTACGCCAGGTTTGGGCCTTACGTCGTGGGAATGATCTTCGGCTACTTCATTTACTTGTACAAGTCCAAGCCGGAGCTAATGGATCAAATCCCAAGGAAAAACTTGGTG ATTTTCGGTCTTTGGCTGTTTGCCTTCGCCGGGCTGGCGGCCTCATCTTACGGCGGAGCACCGATTTTGACCGGCGAAGAAGGAGGAAGACTGGCAACTTCAATTTACAACGCCCTTTTCAGGAACGGCTGGGCGATTTGCTGCTGCATCGTTATCGCCTTGTGCAGTCTCGGTTTTGGAG GGCCCATCAATGGATTCCTTTCAATGCCAATCTTCCAGTTTCTCTCCAAGATTTCTTACGCCATGTACATGGTGcacataacattaattaatgttagaaTAATGAACACCAGAATACTTATGCACTTTTCAATGTTTGATGTT atgtaCGTCTTCATTGGTGATTTGATTGTTTGTGTTCTTATTGCCTTCTTCTTCTGCGCCATATTTGAATCCCCAATCATTATTTTGGAGAAATTTCTTTTGG gTGGATTTAGAAAGACGAAgccaacaataataaattcaaaacaatag
- the LOC109603431 gene encoding nose resistant to fluoxetine protein 6-like — MKGLTSFLVLLSLNLSLAEINPLEEFFEQRNIKYLKDALNGSNSCWAAVAGASVGAKLKMYDASTKVPSGVLNFVAFDLGNFDECYNLEEVINDETVYGKYCLGTIPIPKDMMMKGASEQESRMLGRKNIGYHLAYCLLSPCSAEDFSLIPLSSFDEQFCYSKATKPELDGADITAIVIFGIFGVIVVLSTAYDLYLFYTESKPSHPLQVAFSLWTNGQKVFKTSSGGDQLSCINGIKALSMMWVIYGHENSNMEGAYNYLDVMDFMKDKKNMYLLNAPVSVDTFFTVAGLLTMYTFLKAHDKGVKFSLPMYYVHRYLRLTPALAVIVLLNATLTRFMGEGPLWGSIDMDTNNCRNYWWSTLLYVQNYVSPEEMCVGQSWYLSVDTQLYALSPIVLLLLVKYPKIGLATLGGLVLAGNIVPFVITYTMELPATLASTDMDVMMDYIKYYYFATYSRFGPYVIGMAFGWIIYNLRKNDSIKSMEKGRRTLFVITTWIVALVGLVVCLYAGASVVTEEETGLVAKSFYNGSNRNGWAVAVCLVIVLCTTGYGGPIDSFLSIPLFQILSKLSYSMYLVHYTLIVTKRYLSAKVLFYFSVENVFHAFFGDFMITLIYAFFLCTIFESPIITVEKVIFGDHKKSSEKPKLKSPA, encoded by the exons ATGAAGGGGCTAACTAGCTTCCTAGTGCTTCTTTCACTAAACCTATCCTTGGCCGAAATCAACCCCTTGGAAGAGTTCTTTGAGCAACGCAATATTAAATACCTGAAAGATGCACTGAACGGGAGCAACTCCTGTTGGGCCGCAGTTGCTGGAGCTTCTGTTGGGGCTAAATTGAAAA TGTACGACGCCAGCACCAAAGTACCATCGGGGGTGCTGAACTTTGTCGCTTTTGATTTGGGTAACTTCGACGAGTGCTACAACTTGGAGGAGGTTATAAATGACGAGACTGTTTACGGTAAATACTGTCTTGGGACGATACCGATTCCCAAAGACATGATGATGAAG GGTGCAAGTGAGCAGGAGTCCAGGATGCTTGGACGTAAAAATATTGGCTATCATTTGGCTTATTGTCTATTAAGTCCTTGTTCGGCTGAAGACTTTTCCCTGATTCCCTTGAGCAGCTTCGATGAGCAGTTCTGCTACTCAAAAGCAACCAAACCTGAGTTGGATGGGGCAGACATAACAGCAAT tgttatttttggtatttttggGGTCATTGTGGTACTTTCCACTGCCTATGACTTGTACCTCTTCTACACCGAGTCAA AGCCCTCACACCCACTTCAAGTCGCCTTTTCACTGTGGACCAACGGCCAAAAGGTCTTCAAAACCAGCTCCGGAGGTGACCAGCTGTCGTGCATCAACGGAATAAAGGCCCTCAGCATGATGTGGGTCATCTATGGGCACGAAAACAGCAACATGGAGGGAGCCTACAACTACCTCGACGTGATGGACTTCATGAAGGATAAGAAGAACATGTACTTGTTGAACGCCCCAGTTTCAGTTGACACGTTCTTCACCGTAGCTGGGCTGCTCACCATGTACACGTTCCTTAAGGCCCACGATAAGGGTGTCAAGTTTAGCCTGCCCATGTATTACGTTCACAGATACCTAAG GTTGACCCCAGCTTTGGCTGTTATTGTACTTCTAAACGCCACCCTGACTAGGTTCATGGGGGAGGGCCCTCTATGGGGGTCAATAGACATGGACACTAACAACTGCCGCAACTACTGGTGGTCAACGTTATTATACGTTCAAAACTATGTCAGTCCGGAAGAGATG TGTGTTGGACAGTCTTGGTATTTGTCGGTGGACACTCAGTTGTACGCTTTGTCACCTATAGTATTGCTCCTGCTGGTTAAGTACCCAAAAATTGGGCTAGCTACTTTGGGAGGACTTGTTTTGGCTGGAAACATTGTACCTTTTGTCATTACCTACACCATGGAGTTGCCCGCTACCTTAGCCAGCACAGATAT GGATGTTATGATGGATTACATAAAGTACTACTACTTCGCCACGTACTCCCGATTTGGCCCCTACGTCATTGGAATGGCCTTCGGTTGGATCATTTACAACCTGAGGAAGAATGACTCAATTAAGTCAATGGAGAAAGGTAGAAGAACCTTG TTCGTCATCACAACATGGATAGTTGCTTTGGTTGGACTTGTTGTTTGCCTTTATGCTGGTGCCAGTGTTGTGACTGAAGAAGAGACTGGTTTAGTAGCCAAATCATTTTACAACGGTAGTAACAGGAATGGCTGGGCTGTGGCTGTCTGTCTAGTTATAGTACTTTGTACAACTGGATACGGAG GTCCTATTGACAGCTTCCTCTCGATTCCACTCTTCCAAATTTTATCCAAGTTGTCTTACTCCATGTATTTGGTTCACTACACTCTAATTGTGACCAAAAGATATTTGTCAGCAAAAGTTTTGTTCTACTTTTCGGTGGAAAATGTTTTTCATGCGTTCTTTGGTGATTTTATGATCACCTTGATTTACGCCTTCTTCCTTTGCACCATTTTTGAATCTCCAATTATCACTGTGGAAAAGGTCATCTTCG GAGATCACAAAAAGTCTTCGGAGAAGCCAAAGTTGAAATCTCCGGCCTAA